Genomic segment of Peptococcaceae bacterium:
TTGATCACTGTATTTAAGGAAATCGTCAATGACGGCGCCTATTTGTTCGAAGGCCAGCCCCCTCTTCAATCCTTCCTCCACAACCGCAATAAGGATGTTCCTCTTGTCGCTCCGCTCAATAAAATCGTTGATACAAGAGGCGATTTCGGGAAGCTCCCGCCCGGCATCCTGCTCAACCACCAGCCTGTGTTTTTTCCATTCCTGGGGGGGCGTTTGCTGCGTAAGGCTGTCGATGCTCTTCACCGCACGCCTGAACAGGACAAGGCACAGGAGAACCAGCACAACCCATTCCACCGTCGCCAGGTAGACGTTCCCCTCCAGGTGCGGCCTGGCTATGGAAACGTAGGCGGCAAGCAGCAGAAAGGCGAAAAATTTTGCGGGCAGCCTTGTGCCGATCCATTTCCCGGCCAGCGCGATATAGTAATTTGTTGACAGGGCGGCAGGGGAAAACAGCGCGCACACCGCGGCAAAAACCATCCCCCCCAAGACCAAGTTGGCCAGCGCGGCAGTTATTGCGCCGGTCACCTTGAGGATTCCCGAAGCGGCCATGATCAGGTTCCTGGCCAGGAAAGCGGATACCAGGAGGACCAGGCTTTTTAACACAGCCTGCAGGCAGGGCCGGCCTGATGTGAAGTGCGCCAGCACCCTGTAGAAAACGAGAACAGCAGTCAGCGACAGGACGTATATTCCTGCCAGCCTGAGCCCCTGTCCAGCTTGGTCGTTAATGAACAGCAGGTAAACCGCGACCCCTGCCGCAAGCCACCTCAGGCTTCCGCAGAGGGTCTCAACAAAACTGCCCCTGAAAACGAAGGCGATTGTTTTGGAGACCAGGGTTAAAGCAAGGAAGACAAGGAGGGGCAGTACCAGGTGCCGTGTCCCCCGGTCGCCGAAGTAGATAAGGCCGGCAGCCGCCAGCGCGATTAAACTGGCCATAATTCCGGCCAGGCCGGGTTTTTTCTCTCCTTTGGCCTTATCGTTTTTACTACTCATTTTGCACTCTCCAGGAAAGTTTTTATCTTTAAATAGGCCGGGTAAAAGGCTTCATAATCCGTCCTTTTAATTTCCCGCAGGCTGTACGCCGCTGTTTCGAACGTTCCGACAAGCAAATCAACCTGTTCTCCCAGTTTTGGACCAGTTTTTTCCTTTATTATATCTCCCAGCTCTCTTGGAGTCAGGCTGCCGGCAAACGACCCGCCGTTTTTCCTTATCGACAGAAAGAGGTCCCCGGCCAAATTCATTATCTCCTCCCTGTATTCGACGATCCTTATTTTTCTTTCACCTTCCGTATTCTTGTTTTCATTATTAATCGCCTTTATCTCGTACAGGCCTTTTCTTTTAAAGCAGCAATGGTAATGAAAACACGGGGACTCTTTTTCAAAATCCAGGGCTGTTTTTTCGGTTTCCCCGATCCATGCCGTATAACCGTCTGCCGATTGCCTGAATTCCTTGCCTTTGCGGAATTCTACCAGCAGCTCTTCGCCTGCGCCCCAGACATCAGGCAAATTGGGCTTTATCAGGGGAAAGAGGACCTCGATGCCGTTGAGCGCTGCGCCGCCCCCTGCCGCGGCGGCAGGGCATGCCTCTTTTATGCTGGCCCCTGCCGTCAGCCTTCTTTTTCTAAATTTTTTCACATACAGCGCGGCAGTGGTTGAAAGCGCCGCAAGCACGACAAATGTTATAACCTTCCTTGCTCCCGGGGGAAAATAGACCTCCCGGACGTAGATTTCCCCGCTCGCCTCCGCAGGGAGATGGAACTCGTCGCCGGCAAAAGCCAGGTAATACCTCCCGGCGTATTTTTTCACAAAGCAGTAATCCGCAGCAGCCTTTTTGGTCTTATCAATGCCGGTCTCGAGCGCGAACATGAAATTCCCGTCCCCGTCCGTCTGCGTCTCCGCGGCGGCGAACGTGAGCGCCTGGCTTTCGCCGGACCTTACCGCTATCCTGCGGGCGGCCAGCGGTTTGCCGGACGCTTTTTCCTTCAGGCGGCCGGAGATCCTGACCTGGTTGTTTCCGCCCGCGCCGGAGGAAACCTGGAGTTCAATAACCGTGGCGGACATGACCTTGAGGAGCGGGTCGCTCCATGAAGACCTGAACCGGTTGTTCTCCAGAGTTTGCGCGACAACGTGGTACCGGCCCACCTCCGTACCGGGATCGACGGGGAATTCGCCGGAAAACCGCCCGTTGAAAAGCGTGCACTTGCCGATGGAGAGACAAGGATCATTCTTGTTCTTTTTCAAGTAAACCAGAACCACCAGACCGCTGGCCCTGCTCCCGTCTTTGGAGGTAACCGTGCCTTTCACCGTAAAAGTGTCGCCCTTTAAAGTTTTCTCGCTTTCCACCTCCACCTGCGTGCCGGTGGCAACAGGCGGGGTGTAAAAGCCCCTGACGCCGGCCGCGTCAAAACTGATCCAGCCTGCTTTTTCAAAGCGTGTTTCCCCGTAAACATAAAGCTGGTCTTCATAGACAACCTGGTATTCTTTTTGTGGTTCAACCCGGTAGCCGGTAACAATTCTCGCCGGCAGGCCCGCACACCTTGCCAGGACGACCAGGGCTGAATTAAAATCATAGCTTGAGCCCTGCCCGGCCTCAAACAGGAACCAGTCAACGGCGTCCCTTCCTGCAGGCGCTTTACGGGGTTCATCACTCAGCCTGTAGTTCTTTTTCAAGTAATTTTCAATCGCCTTTAATTTGAGATAGGGCTTATCACTGCCCGCCGTAATTTTGCCGGCAAGCCGGGCCACCCTGTCCGGCAAGCCGGGAGGCAGTTTAAGGTATTTGTCTTCCGCCGGGCATTCCAGGTCCCGCAGTCCCTGGTTGTTTTTGCCGGCGAAGACTTCGAAGGAAATGCTGTAACCGGCCTCCGGGGGCGTCCCCTCCGCAAAAACCTGCCGCTGCGGCAAAAACAGGGCCTCGCTCCCCTTAAAATCGGCCTTGACCACGTTCGTCACCGCGGGGATGTATTTTACCCCGGCATCGATCGGCTTGATGCTGATGCTGCCTTCCTGGAACAGGCTCCTGTCTCGCCCCGCGCCCGCGTTTTCAGGAGAAAAAGGCACGGCCTTTTCTTTTTCACCGGAATCCCACGCGCCGTCCTGGTATATTTCCCCAACAGTGCACCGCAGGAAGGGCTCAAGGGGTTTCCCCAGTATCTCGTAAACAGGCTTATGAAGGCGTTCAACCTCGCCGGCCGGCACAAACGGGGAATCGCTTGTCCCCGGCCGGGCAGCCTTGCCGCCTGTTGGCGAAGTTCGATCCGCGGTTTGGCCGCCGGAACCGCCGCCTGCGCCTGCGCCGGCGCCAGGACCGGCTGGCTGGAAGAGATTAATGGCGACAATGATTAGGGCTATCGAAATGAACGCCGCGGAAATGACAAAAGATTGTGTAATTTTTTGCACCGGAATTCAATTTACCTCCCGCGCATAACCGGGTTCCGTATTTTACAAGGGTTTGCGTCACCTTGACCGCCAAACTCGGGAGCCCCGGCCTGTCATATTTTTACACAAATCGCCTCTCCTGAAAAATTCTGCGGGGTTTGTCTTTTTCCTGCTGGATGGCAGAAATTAAACACGATTTTTATGTATCCTGTTTACATTATACGATATGCAGTATACAATATAATTAAGATGATTAAGGAATACAGGGTATTCCGTTTTACGGCTTGTTGTTCAACAGGAATACCGGGAAGGAGCAGCCTATGAGAGCGGAGTGTTGGGAATACCGCAGCCTGGAGTGCCTGGCTTACTGCCAGACGCAGGATAACTGCCGCGCGGCATGCGGTCTTCAGCCTCCGGACGGGGAAGACGATCCCGTTCCCGGGCCGGCCGCAGGAAGAGATGCCTATCAGGTGTTTTTCCTGGACAGGAAGATGCTGCCAAAAACCCCCGTGACAGTTAAATAATTATTGAAATAATGATTGAATTCAGCGAGTACAACAAAAGGGCGGATAACCTTGATCCGTCCTTTTTGCACTCTCGACTGTTGACAAATCTTGCTCAGATTTACTATTGTTTTTTACCTCGTGCTTCAAGAAAAGAAAGGAAATCTTCTAATTCATTTTTCACGCGATTGAAAGTTTTAGGTAATTTATTCACTAAAGGTGCCATCTTGCTACTCGAAAGACGGACGCTATATACATTTCTTACAACATGACGAAAACCTCTATATTCATCCAGGGTGTTTCGAGTTTCTTTAGAAATAACAAGAGGTCTTACCAGTTCGATTTCCGTCGCCATTTGGCGCAATAGTTCCTGATGCCAGATATCTCCCTTCGGCCTCGATTGGTCCACGTTTGCGGCAATCAATTCAAAAATCCTTTCAAGCGCAGTATAAAAACTATGGAGGTTTAAAGCTACACTGTCCAAGTAAAACTCATCGCCAGTTTGCTTGAAACGCTCCCATCCAGCCTGGGTACGTTCAACAGCTTTTTTAACTTCGGAAAGTTCTTCACGAATCCTACTGACAAGAGTTAGATATTCTTTGTTCATACTTCGATTCCCTCGGTTTCAATCGCTTTCCGCAAGGAGTCCCCGCACTCTTTAGCATCAACCAAATCAACGTTGAAATCTGTAGTTAAAGCAGTTACTGCTCCCACCGCCGCATAAAATTGTTCATCAGGGATACCCCATGCCGCCAAGTCAACATCAGACCACCGTGTAAACCATGAACGGTTGGCTAAAGAGCCAAACACAACTACTTTTTTGGCAGCGAAATTATCTTTTAAAAGTGCCGCAGCTCTCTTGGCCAGCTCCCAGGCCTCCTGATAACGTTTAGTTAAACTTGCGTCGCTTTGCGAAAAATCGTCGGTAAATGTTAGAGGGTATTTACTTGTGTAATAGGTAGTCACGCCCTCAGGTTTTGTGCTCATTTTTTGAGCCTCCTTCCGTCTGATGCCGGATACCACTAAATGTATTATTGCAGCAAGTAATTCCTATCTTTCTTGGGGCATCTGCAAACTAAAATTTAGGAGGAAAGACCTTTTGTAAAATCATACCATATCTCTCCCCTAACCTCAATATTAAGAGCATTCCATATCCATCTTGTCGGCAATTTCCATCATAGTAATTTATTCCTTGGACATGGAACTGGAATCAATAGCCGGCCCAACGCCACCAGTTGCCTGGACAGGAGCCCGCGCTCCGGAAAGCTGTATGTAATCGACTGCGCCACCCTTGAAATCACCGACGTGCGCGTTCTGGACAACCAGCCCACCGCCCTTGCCGTCCACCCCTCGGGCCGTATAGCGGCCGTATCCAACTTCCGTGACAGGAATATCGAATTTTACAGGGTTGAAACTGAAGAGAAATAATCAACTTCCGGCAAGCCCGGCCGGGCGGTACCGCCAGCGCTTCAGACGCAGGGCGTTGGAAACCACGGAAACGGAACTGAAAGCCATCGCGGCGCCGGCAATAACGGGGTTCAACAAGCCTGCCGCCGCCACCGGGATGCCAAGGGTGTTGTAGACGAGCGCCCAGAACAGGTTTTGTTTGATATTGCGCATGGTGGCGCGGCTCAGGGCAATGGCCGCAGGGATGCCCCGCAGGTCACCGCCCACCAGCGTGATGTCGGCCGCTTCCACGGCCACGTCGGCGCCCGTCCCGACGGCGATCCCCACATCGGCAGCGGCCAGGGCAGGGGCGTCGTTGATGCCGTCGCCGACCATCCCCACTTTCTTGCCGCCGGCTTTAAGCTTTTCCACCTCGCGGGCCTTCTGTTCGGGCAGCACGCCGGCCAGGACGCGGTCAATCCCCACCTGGGCGGCAATGGCCCGGGCGGTCCGTTCGTTGTCTCCCGTAATCATCACGACCTCAATCCCCATCGCTCTGAGCTGGTCCACCGCCTCCCGGGAATGCTCCTTCAACGTGTCGGCAACAGCGATGACCCCTTTAAACTCACCGTTGACCGCCAGCAGCATGGTCGTCTTGCCTTCCCCTTCCAGCCGGGAGATGCTCTCCTCTAAGCCTTCCGTGGGCACGGCCTGCTGCTCCAGCAGTTTCCTGGTCCCTATAAGGACGGTGCTGCCCGGCAGGCGGGCCGTTACGCCCAGGCCCGGGACAGCCTCAAACCTCTCGGGGTCGGGTACGCTCCCGCCCATCTCCGCTTCGGCTCTTTTTACCACCGCCCGCCCCAGCGGGTGTTCGGACCTTTTTTCGGCGACGGCCGCAATTCGCAGTATCTCGCTGCTCTCCAATTCGCCGGCACTCGATATGTCCGTGACTTCCGGTTCACCCCTGGTTATCGTTCCCGTTTTGTCCAGCACTACAATATCCAGCCGGTGGGCGTTTTCCAGGTGCTCGCCTCCCTTGAACAGGATGCCCATCTCCGCGCCCTTGCCCGTCCCCACCATAATGGAGGTGGGAGTGGCCAGACCCAGCGCGCAGGGACAGGCTATGACCAGAACGGCGGTGAATTTCAGCAGCGCTCCGGTAAGGTTTCCGGGTTCCAGGACGGCATACCAGAGAAAAGCAGCGGCAAAAGCCACCGCGATAACGGCCGGCGCGAAATAAGCGGAAATCAGGTCAGCCGTCCTCTGGATGGGAGCCTTGGAACCCTGGGCTTCTTCCACGGCCTTGATGATCTGGGCCAGGGCCGTGTCTTTTCCAACCCTGGCGGCCTCGAACTTGAATGTCCCGTGCTTGTTGATGGTCGCGCCAAAAACCGGGTCCCCGGCCTTTTTTTCCACCGGAACGCTTTCCCCCGTCAGCATGGACTCGTCGACAGCGGAAAACCCTTCCCGGATGGTCCCGTCCACGGGTATTTTTTCGCCCGGCCTCACCACCACCAGGTCTCCAACCAGCACTTCTTCAACAGGAACATCGATTTCCGTCCCGTGGCGAACGACACGGGCTATTTTAGCCTGGAGCCCCGCCAGCTTTTTGAGGGCTTCCGAGGTTTTCC
This window contains:
- a CDS encoding heavy metal translocating P-type ATPase; the encoded protein is MEKSSLQIEGMNCAACAARIEKELNAIPGVERASVNLATKRASIVYRQGATGVEQFKNAVEKLGYRVVGTAEAKEVTDPDRERRARQMEIRRQRNWFLFSAACSLPLALFMLAHLFGWTWVPGIVFDQRFQLALATPVQFIAGAQFYRDGFYSLKNKSANMAVLVALGTSAAYFFSLAVTFWGDRIGERHVYFETSGIIITLVLLGRLLEAVARGKTSEALKKLAGLQAKIARVVRHGTEIDVPVEEVLVGDLVVVRPGEKIPVDGTIREGFSAVDESMLTGESVPVEKKAGDPVFGATINKHGTFKFEAARVGKDTALAQIIKAVEEAQGSKAPIQRTADLISAYFAPAVIAVAFAAAFLWYAVLEPGNLTGALLKFTAVLVIACPCALGLATPTSIMVGTGKGAEMGILFKGGEHLENAHRLDIVVLDKTGTITRGEPEVTDISSAGELESSEILRIAAVAEKRSEHPLGRAVVKRAEAEMGGSVPDPERFEAVPGLGVTARLPGSTVLIGTRKLLEQQAVPTEGLEESISRLEGEGKTTMLLAVNGEFKGVIAVADTLKEHSREAVDQLRAMGIEVVMITGDNERTARAIAAQVGIDRVLAGVLPEQKAREVEKLKAGGKKVGMVGDGINDAPALAAADVGIAVGTGADVAVEAADITLVGGDLRGIPAAIALSRATMRNIKQNLFWALVYNTLGIPVAAAGLLNPVIAGAAMAFSSVSVVSNALRLKRWRYRPAGLAGS
- a CDS encoding transglutaminase-like domain-containing protein encodes the protein MQKITQSFVISAAFISIALIIVAINLFQPAGPGAGAGAGGGSGGQTADRTSPTGGKAARPGTSDSPFVPAGEVERLHKPVYEILGKPLEPFLRCTVGEIYQDGAWDSGEKEKAVPFSPENAGAGRDRSLFQEGSISIKPIDAGVKYIPAVTNVVKADFKGSEALFLPQRQVFAEGTPPEAGYSISFEVFAGKNNQGLRDLECPAEDKYLKLPPGLPDRVARLAGKITAGSDKPYLKLKAIENYLKKNYRLSDEPRKAPAGRDAVDWFLFEAGQGSSYDFNSALVVLARCAGLPARIVTGYRVEPQKEYQVVYEDQLYVYGETRFEKAGWISFDAAGVRGFYTPPVATGTQVEVESEKTLKGDTFTVKGTVTSKDGSRASGLVVLVYLKKNKNDPCLSIGKCTLFNGRFSGEFPVDPGTEVGRYHVVAQTLENNRFRSSWSDPLLKVMSATVIELQVSSGAGGNNQVRISGRLKEKASGKPLAARRIAVRSGESQALTFAAAETQTDGDGNFMFALETGIDKTKKAAADYCFVKKYAGRYYLAFAGDEFHLPAEASGEIYVREVYFPPGARKVITFVVLAALSTTAALYVKKFRKRRLTAGASIKEACPAAAAGGGAALNGIEVLFPLIKPNLPDVWGAGEELLVEFRKGKEFRQSADGYTAWIGETEKTALDFEKESPCFHYHCCFKRKGLYEIKAINNENKNTEGERKIRIVEYREEIMNLAGDLFLSIRKNGGSFAGSLTPRELGDIIKEKTGPKLGEQVDLLVGTFETAAYSLREIKRTDYEAFYPAYLKIKTFLESAK
- a CDS encoding nucleotidyltransferase domain-containing protein; the protein is MSTKPEGVTTYYTSKYPLTFTDDFSQSDASLTKRYQEAWELAKRAAALLKDNFAAKKVVVFGSLANRSWFTRWSDVDLAAWGIPDEQFYAAVGAVTALTTDFNVDLVDAKECGDSLRKAIETEGIEV